Proteins encoded together in one Candidatus Spechtbacterales bacterium window:
- a CDS encoding phosphomannomutase/phosphoglucomutase — protein MNESIFRQYDIRGRESNDELNISSLELIGRAYGTYLARKGIETVVIGNDSRSTSEKFREAAIKGLVSTGRKVINIGTVMTPMMSWAQFYFKTGGGIMITASHNPKGWNGAKLADGFASTLGGKELKGLYKMILDNDLEEHDGGGVRKENIKKEYIKDLSSRVNVEKKFKIVVNTGNGTAGLFAPDLLRTIGCEVVERYTKPDADFPNYTPNPADTKMMEDTAKVVLENKADFGFAFDGDGDRLGMVDEVGQIVWPDKFSIFLSRLVLENKSAAKIIYDVKSSKALPEDIEAHGGEAVMAPTGHSNIKRIMKKEKAELGAELSGHIFLKHNYYGFDDASMAAVSLVQYFSEQNKSVSELEAETPQYISSPGYTAETPDDKKFGTVKEVTEEFKKEGYAVIDIDGARVNFEELEGWGLVRVSNTGPNLTLRFEAKTEENLKKIEQIFREKLSRYDFVSKEWVAG, from the coding sequence ATGAATGAATCAATTTTTCGCCAATATGATATACGCGGAAGAGAAAGCAACGATGAGCTAAATATTAGCTCTCTGGAGCTTATAGGTCGTGCATACGGCACCTATTTGGCGCGCAAAGGCATTGAAACTGTTGTAATAGGCAATGACAGCCGTTCAACATCTGAGAAATTTCGCGAGGCTGCTATAAAAGGCCTTGTATCTACGGGCAGGAAAGTAATAAATATAGGTACTGTTATGACGCCCATGATGTCCTGGGCGCAGTTTTATTTTAAAACAGGAGGTGGCATAATGATAACCGCATCACACAACCCCAAAGGATGGAACGGCGCAAAACTGGCAGATGGTTTTGCGAGTACGCTTGGGGGCAAGGAGTTAAAAGGGCTGTATAAAATGATATTGGATAATGATCTCGAAGAACACGATGGGGGAGGGGTTAGAAAAGAAAATATAAAAAAGGAGTATATAAAAGATCTATCATCGCGTGTAAATGTTGAAAAGAAATTTAAGATAGTTGTAAATACGGGCAACGGCACGGCAGGGCTTTTTGCTCCCGACTTGTTACGTACCATAGGGTGTGAGGTGGTTGAGCGTTATACAAAACCTGATGCTGACTTTCCAAATTATACGCCAAATCCAGCTGACACTAAAATGATGGAAGATACTGCAAAAGTTGTTTTAGAGAATAAGGCAGATTTCGGGTTCGCCTTTGACGGTGACGGCGACCGTTTAGGTATGGTTGATGAAGTAGGGCAAATTGTATGGCCGGATAAGTTTTCTATATTTTTATCCCGCCTTGTTTTAGAAAATAAGTCGGCAGCCAAGATAATTTATGATGTCAAAAGCTCAAAGGCGCTACCCGAAGATATTGAGGCGCACGGAGGTGAGGCCGTAATGGCGCCAACTGGCCATTCAAATATTAAGAGAATTATGAAGAAAGAAAAAGCAGAGCTAGGGGCGGAGCTCAGCGGCCATATATTTTTAAAGCACAACTACTATGGTTTTGATGATGCCTCTATGGCGGCAGTTAGTTTAGTGCAGTATTTTTCAGAGCAGAACAAAAGCGTCTCAGAGTTAGAGGCGGAAACACCGCAATATATTTCAAGTCCGGGCTATACCGCCGAAACGCCGGATGATAAAAAGTTTGGTACTGTAAAAGAAGTAACCGAGGAATTTAAAAAAGAGGGCTATGCTGTTATAGACATTGACGGCGCACGCGTTAATTTTGAAGAATTAGAGGGCTGGGGGCTTGTGCGTGTTTCAAATACCGGCCCCAACCTCACGCTTCGGTTTGAAGCCAAAACAGAAGAGAATTTAAAAAAAATAGAACAAATATTCCGAGAAAAGCTTTCCCGTTATGATTTTGTCTCAAAAGAATGGGTTGCGGGGTAG